The following coding sequences are from one Reyranella humidisoli window:
- a CDS encoding AI-2E family transporter encodes MIETEKGRAEVTRFTIDVAVRLGLIATIVYVSLLLLQPVAPLMLWAIILSVAVFPLFNLVRRRLHVRDGLAAALFSVLLLVLLLTPVVILAGSAIDSLDAYARMLLRGEHVVPPPPESVRDWPMVGKRVYEFWLNGSNDIRALVTTHVGQLASAGRWIGRIAAGVFLEVLQFAGAIIVAGILLAYSDELLETVRGLAGRVADKRGRHFLEIAGSTIRNVSQGVIGIALLQSALLGIGMLVAGVPFAGPITFVCLVLAIVQVGPNIIMIPVIIWSWMYLPALHAGLFTVYTLPLLLLDNVLRPILMARGLPTPMAVILAGVICGTLAGGLIGLFVGPVVLSVFYDLLVAWIASGARPEEGDASAPSA; translated from the coding sequence ATGATCGAGACGGAAAAGGGCAGGGCCGAGGTCACACGGTTCACGATCGATGTCGCGGTTCGACTAGGCCTGATCGCGACCATCGTCTATGTGAGCCTGCTCCTGTTGCAGCCGGTGGCGCCGTTGATGCTCTGGGCCATCATCCTGTCGGTCGCCGTCTTTCCCCTGTTCAACCTAGTGCGCCGCCGTCTGCACGTCCGCGACGGTCTGGCCGCGGCACTGTTCTCGGTCCTGCTGCTCGTACTGCTGCTGACGCCGGTGGTGATCCTGGCCGGATCGGCGATCGACAGCCTGGACGCCTATGCGCGAATGCTGTTGCGGGGCGAGCATGTCGTGCCGCCTCCTCCTGAATCGGTTCGCGACTGGCCGATGGTCGGCAAACGTGTCTACGAATTCTGGCTGAACGGCTCCAACGATATCCGCGCGCTGGTGACGACCCATGTCGGCCAACTCGCATCGGCCGGTCGCTGGATCGGTCGCATCGCCGCAGGGGTGTTCCTGGAGGTCCTGCAGTTCGCCGGCGCAATCATCGTGGCGGGTATCCTGCTGGCCTATTCCGACGAGCTGCTGGAGACGGTTCGCGGCCTGGCAGGCCGTGTCGCCGACAAGCGCGGCCGGCACTTCCTCGAGATCGCCGGCTCGACGATCCGCAACGTCTCGCAGGGCGTCATCGGCATCGCGCTGCTTCAGTCGGCGCTTCTCGGCATCGGCATGCTGGTAGCGGGCGTGCCCTTTGCCGGCCCCATCACCTTCGTCTGTCTGGTGCTGGCCATCGTCCAGGTCGGCCCTAACATCATCATGATTCCGGTCATCATCTGGAGCTGGATGTATCTTCCCGCCCTGCATGCCGGTCTCTTCACCGTCTACACGCTGCCGCTGCTGCTGCTCGACAACGTGCTGCGGCCGATCCTGATGGCGCGCGGCCTGCCCACGCCGATGGCGGTGATCCTGGCCGGCGTGATCTGCGGCACGCTGGCCGGCGGCCTGATCGGCCTGTTCGTCGGCCCGGTGGTTCTTTCCGTCTTCTACGACCTGTTGGTCGCATGGATCGCATCCGGCGCCAGGCCGGAGGAGGGCGACGCCTCCGCCCCCTCGGCCTGA
- a CDS encoding SDR family oxidoreductase — translation MFQPDLLKGKRILVTGGGTGLGRSMVHRYLELGANVVICGRREDVLKQTADELAKETGGEIETVGCDVRVPDAVEAMMDKIWEKRPLDILVNNAAGQILAQTHKMSSRAIDAVLGIVLHGSAYCTISAGRRWIEAGERNKVVMSILTVSSLTGAPFTVPSAMAKAGVLAMTKSLAVEWGPKGIRTCAIVPGPFPTEGAWSRLMPKERGGNEDMIKAIPMRRTGEHIELANLAAFLVSDGAAYINGDAIVIDGGKMLQSGGGGANTSAMLDWTDEQWDAIRPKKK, via the coding sequence GTGTTTCAACCTGACCTGCTGAAGGGCAAGCGCATCCTCGTCACCGGCGGCGGCACCGGCCTCGGCCGCTCGATGGTTCATCGCTATCTCGAGCTCGGCGCCAATGTCGTGATCTGCGGCCGTCGTGAGGATGTGCTGAAGCAGACCGCCGACGAACTCGCCAAGGAGACCGGTGGCGAGATCGAGACCGTGGGCTGCGACGTGCGCGTGCCCGACGCCGTCGAAGCGATGATGGATAAGATCTGGGAGAAGCGGCCGCTCGACATCCTGGTCAACAACGCCGCCGGCCAGATCCTTGCCCAGACCCACAAGATGTCCTCGCGCGCGATCGACGCCGTGCTCGGCATCGTGCTGCACGGCTCCGCCTACTGCACCATCTCGGCCGGCCGTCGCTGGATCGAGGCCGGCGAGCGCAACAAGGTCGTGATGTCGATCCTGACCGTCTCCTCGCTGACCGGCGCGCCGTTCACCGTGCCGTCGGCGATGGCCAAGGCGGGCGTGCTGGCCATGACGAAGAGCCTCGCCGTCGAATGGGGTCCCAAGGGCATCCGCACCTGCGCGATCGTGCCCGGCCCCTTCCCGACCGAAGGAGCCTGGAGCCGCCTGATGCCGAAGGAGCGCGGCGGCAACGAGGACATGATCAAGGCCATCCCGATGCGTCGCACCGGCGAACATATCGAGCTGGCCAACCTCGCCGCCTTCCTGGTGAGCGACGGCGCCGCCTACATCAACGGCGACGCGATCGTCATCGATGGCGGCAAGATGCTGCAGTCCGGCGGCGGCGGCGCCAACACCTCCGCCATGCTCGACTGGACCGACGAGCAGTGGGACGCGATCCGTCCGAAGAAGAAGTAG
- a CDS encoding CaiB/BaiF CoA transferase family protein — protein MAVANGGALDGLKVIDLSRVLGGPYCGQMLADHGADVIKIEPPQGDETRTWGPPFDAEGVSAYFAGINRNKRTIALDLSKPEGRDVLMKLLETADVLIDNFKTGTMEKWGIGYHDVLAAKFPRLVHARVSGFGADGPLGGFPGYDAMVQASAGLVSVNGSPEGGQVRIGVPVVDLSTGMNATIGIMMALYERNRSGKGQFVDATLYDSAIALHQPHAPNYFMAGLKPKLVGNSHASLVPYSNFPTKTRNIVVGAGNDGQFRKLTQMLGKPELADDPRFKTNKDRVAHRAELESELRELLKDRDANEFSQELMRGGVPSAAVLEVSDVMEHPHTKHRGMVWEKDGWRNVGNPVKLSRTPPKARTKPKKFGTDTRAVLAETGYSAAEIDKLVASGIALTEIKK, from the coding sequence ATGGCGGTGGCAAATGGGGGCGCGCTCGACGGCCTGAAAGTGATCGACCTGTCGCGTGTTCTGGGAGGCCCCTATTGCGGCCAGATGCTGGCCGACCACGGCGCCGACGTGATCAAGATCGAGCCGCCGCAGGGCGACGAGACGCGCACCTGGGGCCCTCCGTTCGACGCCGAAGGTGTTTCCGCCTATTTCGCCGGCATCAACCGCAACAAACGCACGATCGCGCTCGACCTCTCCAAGCCGGAGGGCCGCGACGTCCTGATGAAGCTGCTCGAGACGGCCGACGTGCTGATCGACAATTTCAAGACCGGCACCATGGAAAAGTGGGGTATCGGCTACCACGACGTACTGGCTGCGAAGTTCCCGCGCCTGGTCCATGCCCGCGTCTCGGGCTTCGGCGCCGACGGGCCGCTGGGCGGCTTCCCGGGCTACGACGCCATGGTGCAGGCCTCGGCCGGCCTCGTCTCGGTCAACGGCTCGCCCGAGGGCGGCCAGGTGCGCATCGGCGTGCCGGTGGTCGATCTCTCGACCGGCATGAACGCCACAATCGGCATCATGATGGCGCTCTACGAGCGCAACCGTTCCGGCAAGGGCCAGTTCGTCGACGCGACGCTCTACGACAGCGCCATCGCGCTGCACCAGCCGCACGCGCCGAACTACTTCATGGCCGGCCTCAAGCCGAAGCTCGTCGGCAACAGCCATGCCAGCCTCGTGCCTTACTCCAACTTCCCGACGAAGACCCGCAACATCGTGGTCGGCGCCGGCAATGACGGACAGTTCCGGAAGCTGACGCAGATGCTGGGCAAGCCGGAACTCGCGGACGATCCGCGCTTCAAGACCAACAAGGATCGCGTCGCCCATCGTGCCGAGCTCGAATCCGAGCTGCGCGAGCTACTGAAGGACCGTGATGCCAACGAGTTCTCGCAGGAGCTGATGAGGGGCGGCGTCCCTTCGGCGGCCGTGCTCGAAGTCTCCGACGTCATGGAACATCCGCACACCAAGCACCGCGGCATGGTGTGGGAGAAGGACGGCTGGCGGAACGTCGGCAATCCCGTGAAGCTCTCCCGCACCCCGCCCAAGGCCCGCACCAAGCCCAAAAAGTTCGGTACCGATACGCGCGCCGTACTGGCCGAGACCGGCTATTCCGCGGCCGAGATCGACAAGCTTGTCGCGTCCGGCATCGCACTCACCGAGATCAAGAAGTAG
- a CDS encoding dienelactone hydrolase family protein codes for MNTYTVRPDDGGPLPVVIMLMDAPGVREGLREICRRISQSGYYVLLPNLYYRSTREFVCGPTRNHPDGEANLKRMFGLMETLSNAKVAADTGAVLDVLPTLPDAKPGKVGLVGYCMSGAFVTAAAAKHPDRIGCFASYYGTRLITDKPDSPHLMLGDITAEGYYAFAEHDTYVPLSDVAKFERLLASAPFPSKVETEVGTHHGYAFSDRGNLNEAAREKHYERMLALYRRHLG; via the coding sequence ATGAACACTTATACGGTGCGGCCCGACGATGGCGGACCGCTGCCGGTGGTCATCATGCTGATGGACGCACCCGGGGTGCGGGAGGGCCTGCGGGAAATCTGCCGGCGCATTTCGCAGTCCGGCTACTACGTGCTGCTGCCCAATCTCTACTACCGCTCGACTCGCGAATTCGTGTGCGGGCCGACCCGCAATCATCCCGACGGCGAGGCCAACCTCAAGCGCATGTTCGGCCTGATGGAGACGCTGTCCAACGCCAAGGTTGCCGCGGATACCGGTGCGGTGCTCGACGTGCTGCCGACCCTGCCCGACGCGAAGCCCGGCAAGGTAGGGTTGGTGGGTTATTGCATGAGCGGCGCTTTCGTCACGGCGGCGGCGGCGAAGCATCCCGATCGCATCGGCTGCTTCGCGTCCTACTACGGAACGCGCCTGATCACCGACAAGCCCGACTCGCCGCATCTCATGCTGGGCGACATCACGGCAGAGGGCTACTACGCCTTCGCGGAACACGACACCTACGTGCCGCTTTCGGACGTTGCCAAGTTCGAAAGGCTGCTGGCCTCCGCTCCGTTCCCATCGAAGGTGGAGACCGAGGTCGGCACGCATCACGGCTACGCTTTCTCCGACCGCGGCAACCTGAACGAGGCCGCCCGCGAGAAGCATTACGAGCGCATGCTGGCGCTCTACCGCCGGCACCTGGGTTAA